A part of Ziziphus jujuba cultivar Dongzao chromosome 8, ASM3175591v1 genomic DNA contains:
- the LOC107404966 gene encoding endochitinase Ziz m 1.0101-like: protein MAPLAKLVLACLMIFLSLTLTRNSEASSGGIATYWGQYTEEAEGSLAEICKTKNYSYINIAFLNQFGSGQPLGLNISGHCNVCDGNSLSSCVRFGKDIEICQSMGVKILLSLGGPYETYSLSSESDAEDVANQLWETYLKDNVYDGIDFHIENGAPLYYDYLARSLKKYGNDNNKTVYLSAAPRCLYPDLYLGRAIYTGLFDFVWVQFFNTSSACQYDSTTGDDVLMISWNAWTTLIEAPGKLFLGVPASSDVSGYIPPDAMNHKILPEINETSKYGGVMVWNSYYDLISDFSSSIIEYV from the coding sequence atggctccTCTAGCCAAACTTGTTCTGGCTTGCCTGATGATATTCCTATCCTTGACCTTAACCCGAAACTCTGAGGCTTCTAGTGGTGGCATAGCCACCTACTGGGGTCAATACACCGAAGAAGCTGAAGGAAGTCTAGCCGAAATCTGTAAAACCAAGAACTATTCTTACATTAACATAGCCTTTCTTAACCAATTCGGCTCTGGCCAACCCCTGGGACTCAACATTTCTGGTCACTGCAACGTCTGCGACGGCAACAGCTTGTCCAGTTGCGTCCGTTTTGGGAAAGACATAGAGATATGTCAGAGCATGGGTGTTAAGATCCTCCTCTCTCTTGGAGGACCTTACGAAACCTATTCTCTGTCATCTGAATCGGATGCCGAAGATGTTGCAAATCAATTATGGGAAACCTATCTGAAAGACAATGTATACGACGGCATAGATTTCCACATTGAGAATGGTGCCCCACTATATTATGACTACCTTGCACGTTCCTTGAAGAAATATGGCAATGATAACAACAAAACGGTCTATCTATCCGCGGCCCCTCGTTGTCTCTATCCAGATTTGTATCTTGGAAGAGCCATTTACACGGGTCTTTTTGACTTCGTTTGGGTCCAGTTCTTTAACACTAGCAGTGCATGCCAGTATGATAGTACCACCGGTGATGATGTTCTTATGATTTCTTGGAATGCATGGACTACGCTGATTGAGGCTCCTGGGAAGCTGTTTCTGGGTGTACCCGCGTCCAGCGATGTTTCCGGGTACATCCCACCTGATGCGATGAATCATAAAATCCTTCCAGAGATAAATGAGACCTCAAAGTATGGAGGTGTGATGGTATGGAACAGTTATTATGATCTCATCAGTGATTTCAGTTCATCCATCATCGAATATGTCTAA